A stretch of DNA from Hydrogenophaga sp. SL48:
TCGTCTATGGCAGCGAGGAGCCCGACAAGGCCAGCGCTTTGGCTGCGGCCAATGCCGTGTTGTCACCGACCGCGAGCGCGCTGAATTCGCAGGTCAACTACCACCTGAACTACGACTACTCGACAGTGAGCGATGTGTCGACCATCGTCCCGACACGGATGTACGACAACCAGCAGTTCACCTACATCCACCTGCCACCGATGGCGAACTTTCCGGCGGTGTTCGGGCGCAACGAGCGCCATGGTGAAGAGTTTCTGGTCAACACCAAGAGCGAGAAAAACGTGATGGTGGTGTTGGGCGTCTATCCGTACCTGGTGATGCGGCTGGGCAATGACGTGATCGGTTTGAGGAGGAACAAATGAGCTTGCAATTTCCCAACGCCAACGGTGGCGGCCAAGGCCCCGTGCTGTCCGACAACATGCCCAAGCTGTCTGCGGGTCTGACCCGCGGGGTCAACAAGACTGCTGTGGCTTACATCGTCCTGGTGTCGCTCGCGACCATCGGCATGACGCTGTGGGTGGCGAGCAATGCGTTTTCGGCCGATGACGACAAGAAGAAGCAGGTCACTTACGAAGAAGTGACTGTTCCCGAAAAGCCGTTGCTCAAGCTGCCGCCGCCTGAGCTAGATGCAGAGGTGGTGGCCAAGGCCAACGTGCCGCCGATGCCGCCCGCCATGCCAATGGGCGAAGGCGCCGCGCCGGTCAAGGACGATCTGATGCAGCGGCGCATGGCCAGCGAAAACAACCTGGTGGCTGCGTCTGAAAAAGGCAAGAAAAATCCGCTCTTTGAAGACGAGTTTTCGTCGGTGAAACGCGGGGCTGTGGAGGCCCTCGCCAACGCCGACTTCACGCTCACGCGCGGTACCTTCATTCGCTGTTCGCTGGAGACCAAGGTCGTGTCGACGCTGGCGGGCATGACCTCTTGTATCGTGACCGAGCCGATCTATTCCGTGAACGGGAGTCGTTTGCTGATCGACAAGGGTTCCAAGGTCACTGGTGAGTACAAGTACGCCGATGAAAATTACGACCGTGTGGGCATCATCTGGACCCGCGTGTTGACGACGACGGGGCTGGACGTCCGGATCGACAGCGCGGGAACCGATGCGCTGGGTGGCGCCGGCGTTCCAGGCGAATACAACGGCCATTGGGGCGAGCGGATCGGTTCGGCCCTGTTGGTGAGCTTGCTGGCGGACGGTATCGATGCTGGCGCGCAGAAGTTCGCCAATGAAAATGACATTCGCGGACGCCAGACCACGACCTATGCGGGCGGTGCCATCCAAGAGCGCGTTGATCCCTGGGAGTCTGCGACGGCCAGCACGGCCAAGAAGGCCGCCAACGACATGCTCGCCCGCTCGGCCAACCGCAAGGCGACGGTGACGGTGCTCAACGGCACGGTGGTCAACATTTTCGCGGCGCGCGACGTCGATTTTTCCAGCGTGATGCGTTGATCGCAGTGGC
This window harbors:
- a CDS encoding TrbI/VirB10 family protein, whose protein sequence is MSLQFPNANGGGQGPVLSDNMPKLSAGLTRGVNKTAVAYIVLVSLATIGMTLWVASNAFSADDDKKKQVTYEEVTVPEKPLLKLPPPELDAEVVAKANVPPMPPAMPMGEGAAPVKDDLMQRRMASENNLVAASEKGKKNPLFEDEFSSVKRGAVEALANADFTLTRGTFIRCSLETKVVSTLAGMTSCIVTEPIYSVNGSRLLIDKGSKVTGEYKYADENYDRVGIIWTRVLTTTGLDVRIDSAGTDALGGAGVPGEYNGHWGERIGSALLVSLLADGIDAGAQKFANENDIRGRQTTTYAGGAIQERVDPWESATASTAKKAANDMLARSANRKATVTVLNGTVVNIFAARDVDFSSVMR